Within the Catalinimonas niigatensis genome, the region TGTCTCTGTAGAGCGGACGTACAAACTGAAGAGTAAGACAAAGCACCACCACCGAAGCATTATCCAACTTGATGCCCTGATGCAGATTAGTGTTCCTCAACTCATAGGGTCTGGTGAAATTAGCCGCTTTAAGTTTTTCATCGCATTTGCTGAGCATATCATCTGATTCATCAATGCCTACAAACTTAATACTGTTGTCCAGCATACTGTCCATACCAATCATAGTAGTACCGGTGGAACAGCCAAGGTCATAAACTACTGATCCTGGAGTAGCAAAATCTGCTGCAATTTCAGCCACCATGCGTTGCATCTCTCCATAGAAAGGCACAGAACGACTGACCATGTCATCAAAGACAGTAGCTACCTTTTTGCTGAATTTGAAGTCTTCTACCCGGTTGGAAGGTTCTTTGAATACCTCATCTTTAATAATATCAGCCTGTTCGGAGGAATCTTTCACTCCTTCGTTTAGTGAATTTTCCATAAAATTAAAGTCAATTGCATTCCCCACATAAATAATATGAATTGCTTAAA harbors:
- the cmoA gene encoding carboxy-S-adenosyl-L-methionine synthase CmoA; amino-acid sequence: MENSLNEGVKDSSEQADIIKDEVFKEPSNRVEDFKFSKKVATVFDDMVSRSVPFYGEMQRMVAEIAADFATPGSVVYDLGCSTGTTMIGMDSMLDNSIKFVGIDESDDMLSKCDEKLKAANFTRPYELRNTNLHQGIKLDNASVVVLCLTLQFVRPLYRDKLIAEIYEQLNPNGVLILVEKVLGEDSIFNRLFINYYYNYKRRNNYSEMEISQKREALENVLIPYKLMENREMLLSNKFKYFEVFFKWYNFCGLVAVK